In Treponema vincentii, a single window of DNA contains:
- a CDS encoding HNH endonuclease: MKFVDIFKKLAEDGLCDSRDIVNKIVGADYRDIYFTEYPNDPYVCKGCGKIFRTRANECTVDHIIPRKYGGTNNIANLQILCRECNQNKGHQIDRLTLKYGGDALIRELKKILHY; the protein is encoded by the coding sequence ATGAAGTTTGTCGATATTTTTAAGAAACTTGCCGAAGACGGCTTATGCGATAGCAGGGATATAGTGAACAAAATAGTTGGAGCTGATTATCGCGATATTTATTTTACGGAATATCCGAATGACCCCTATGTCTGTAAAGGTTGCGGAAAAATCTTTAGAACACGGGCGAATGAGTGTACTGTTGATCATATTATTCCGCGAAAATACGGAGGTACAAATAATATAGCTAATTTACAAATTCTTTGCAGAGAGTGCAATCAAAATAAAGGGCATCAAATAGACCGCTTAACGCTAAAATATGGCGGAGATGCATTAATAAGAGAGTTGAAAAAAATACTTCATTATTAG
- a CDS encoding type II toxin-antitoxin system HicA family toxin gives MTAKEIEKILKADGWYFVTSKGSHNQYKHTGNGAVLEVLFNYGFIGLCCAELIAFWSLSVLEIATQTAPKSCTFQDTTPNSFRASSPNLFFDVKV, from the coding sequence ATGACGGCAAAAGAAATAGAGAAGATACTAAAGGCCGATGGCTGGTATTTTGTTACATCAAAAGGTTCGCATAATCAATATAAACATACAGGGAACGGGGCTGTCCTGGAAGTTTTGTTTAATTATGGATTTATAGGCCTTTGCTGCGCGGAGCTAATAGCTTTTTGGTCTCTCTCAGTTTTAGAGATTGCTACACAAACCGCTCCTAAATCTTGTACTTTCCAAGACACAACGCCGAACAGCTTTCGAGCATCTTCTCCCAATTTGTTTTTTGATGTTAAAGTTTAA
- a CDS encoding DUF697 domain-containing protein encodes MDYEELKKNADGIINTHLGFAMVAGAVPLPIVDIAAVTAIQMDMLQQLAKLYEVDFNGERGKSIALSLIGSTFGTTLGRLGASAVKTIPGIGTILGISSQVILSGAATFAIGKVFQSHFENGGNFFDFNVRSMKEKFEEFLNIGKKVAKDQQKNENKNDILATIEKLKELKDKGTISEEEFEKSKTELLGKLHG; translated from the coding sequence ATGGATTATGAAGAATTGAAAAAAAATGCGGATGGAATAATTAATACGCATTTAGGATTTGCAATGGTTGCAGGTGCGGTACCGCTACCTATTGTTGATATTGCTGCAGTAACGGCAATTCAAATGGATATGCTGCAACAACTTGCAAAACTTTATGAAGTTGATTTTAACGGTGAGCGAGGCAAGAGTATAGCCTTATCGTTAATCGGTTCAACATTCGGAACAACACTTGGAAGACTTGGAGCCAGTGCAGTAAAAACAATTCCCGGGATAGGAACGATATTAGGTATAAGTTCACAAGTAATCCTATCAGGAGCAGCGACCTTTGCAATAGGAAAAGTATTCCAAAGTCATTTTGAGAATGGCGGTAACTTTTTTGATTTTAATGTAAGATCAATGAAAGAGAAATTTGAAGAATTCTTAAACATCGGCAAAAAGGTTGCCAAAGATCAACAAAAGAATGAAAATAAAAATGATATACTAGCGACGATAGAAAAATTAAAAGAACTGAAAGACAAGGGAACTATTAGTGAAGAAGAATTTGAAAAAAGTAAAACGGAATTACTTGGTAAACTTCATGGCTAA